CACACTCTGGTTGGCGCGACCGACAGAGCGGCTATGGATTTTTGCACTCCTGGAATAAAAGTGTTAAGAATGAGGTCATTTTGAAGTCACTTTTTGAGAATTTGTGCACTAGTACTGTCCAGATGCTATTATTTTGCTCTTACCTGAGTTCCATGATTCAGTGGGAGAGAATTCAATTTTAGGGGGAGCAGGAAGCTGAAATGATACATAAAccataaacatatttacagtaaACCTTGACTAATCCAACCATGACAGCTAAACCTCCCTGAGACAGCAATAGCTATTCAATATAGAACACACATTGGTCTGAACCTGACAATATACAAGGCCCTAACTGGGTTGTATAGCTATTACATCTACAAAAGCAGACCGGTGTCAATACAGCATGTCTAACGCAGCATAAGATAACGTAAATATACCTTTAATATACATCTCAAGCTAATAAACGGCGAGGTGAAAAAAGGTTGCCTTGGAAATAGTTATCAACCCCTGTCGTTCATGTGTACAGCAAATAAATCAATTGCCGAGTCGCCTCCAGTTTACACTTAGTCCAAAGCGCTCTTGCAGAAGACAGGTGGGAATTTCCATGGTTTCGTGAGAAGCCTGCAGTTCTATCACAAAAATACGATTCCCACAACACGAAACCATTCTGCCGGTTATGCCAATGTTAACGTCTGTAACGTCTTACTGATAACAGTAACTGACGCAATTACCTCCAAACCAAAGTACTTCATCCACTCGTCCACGGCAGGGGGAATAGCGGCTTTAGCTTTGGTGAGGACCACTGAACCTTCCTCACTTCCTCCTAGAAGCCCCGTGTCATAGGCTACATACAGAGCTCCACCCGCTACAGTCACCTTAGTGACCAAcctgcaaaaacaaataaaataagcatGTAGTAGTAAATGGTGCCCTCAGTAAAGCGTGCGTTTTCCTTCACCAAAAGCAATTGCATCAATTCATAAGGATGCCCATAAGTCATGGTAGATGCGActaccctggttaaataaagtttaaataaaataaatggttgaTGGATTGACAAAATAACGTCatataaacacaggaatatacAGAATCATGAATTCGTCATGCGCTTGTGCAAGTtagataacgttagctacttTACAGGACTGAAAATGGATAGCTAGCCCGCTATCCATCAATGACAAAACGCCATTAACATAAAATCCAAGTTAAGTTATCTCGCAGCAGTCACGTTGTTTGTAGCTAGTACACTGTAACAACCGGTCAGTGTCTGCCACGGTACATTTCATAAGGTATTCCTTACAGGAACCGGCCACCATGGTGGCTATTGGCTAGCTTGCTATGGCTTTTTTCCCTATCATACAAGCTAGTTCTATGGCTAACTGCGTAGCATTAACTAGCAATGTAGCATATCGTATTGCATTTACGGCTTTCCTACCTTTGCTATCTAGATACAGATAAAGGGCATTTGTATGTTGTGACTATGAGAGGGAGAATGGCTAACTTCATGTTTAAAAGGTGTTTTAAACATCGTTAGTATGTATGGTAATACATCTCATACAACCATCACTTGAAATGCACAAGCAGAGGACAGACAGCCCTCAGAAAATAGGCCGGGAAACACTTACTTTACTACAGGGAGAATCTTGGCCGCCATGTCACGAACGAAGACAAAGCTAGCTAACACTAATTTAGAGTTTGAATACTCTCAATTAGTAAAATATTTGCGAGTTGTACAGCCAGAATGTTGTAATGTCAGACAGCCAAACAGCCAAGCTTCATTGACAAGGACAACCGAATGTGTAATTATAAGGGGGTTGACaataaagttttgtttttaaatgacgTCACGTCTGACgttatgtaaatatatttttgcaacAACAGCAgattggttttattttatcaccgacaaatgtgaaattaatgCAATTTTTGTCGGTAAAAACGAATGAAGCACCTGGACTTTCTTATCTTACGctcatacattattattattttttgaccGCCATTGAAGGCTTTATCTGTGGAGTTCCGTCATGCCGGAACTGCATAGTTTCAGCAATACTCTACGAGTAGTCGGAACTCTATAACTGGACAAGGGACAAATGGGTAGTTTCCGTTGGTGGTATCGTGCTTGCAAAAACTCAAACATAAGAACAGACGAATAACTTCGTGAAACCAATGCTGTAACCGAAACAAATTCTCTATGTGGCAAGTTTTTGTGATACCTATTTTAGTCTTGAAATACAATTCGCTCAAAATTGTTAAACTGTAATTATCTTCAATTAGCTTCAAGGCGTCAAAATGGAGAACGTTAAAGTCCTCATGTATCAGACATCTTGGTGGTGGCAGTATACACATTCGTCAATTTGATTGGCTGCTGTACAAGTGTGTAGTACTGAGTGTGATTTTAACTCATAATCCCCCCATTGTCTTGTTCGCAAAACCAATACATATCATAATGTATGGCTACAAGGTCATTTCTTCAACCTGTTACAGTTTACCAAAGAGTCCAACGCACGTTCATAATTTCAAATGTGCAGACTTCGCAGCAAGGGAGCAAAGCATGATTACATGATCTCGGGTTTGAGTTTAAACCTCCACCAGTCAAAATTCAATATTGCCCATACCTTAGCAACAATCACcagttcaaaataaataaacaaatataactACAATTTCACCACTCTACAGCAAATCAAACCTTAAAAAAAGGCAGATTAATCCATTTTTGCATTCCTATTTTTCCAGTGAATGGTCCATTTGCTCCCATTATGTCAATTTGAGGGATACAACAAACTTTTGTTTGATACAAGAACGGCCTCTGGCGACACAGAATTCTTATTCTATTTTTGGGTATGAGAATACTTTGCTATTCATTCACGtataattactgtatatataacaGGAGGAGTGGCCAGATGGGCGCAGACACTAACCCAGGCTGTGGACATTCATCTGTTTGGCCCAGATAGTGGCTAGGCTACTGCCAAATTCTGAACATCGAATGGTTTATTTTCCAGAGAAATGACAATGAAGTTTCTTTCTAAAGTCGTAATGATCACTGTTTTTGGGGCTGTTCTGCTGTCAATCATTTTGAGGGAGACCTTCGATGCAGGTGAGTGATCACGTTGTACGCCCAAAACGTGTATTGTCACAaaaatgcttcactgttgctgttgttgttgttgttgttgttgttgttgttttgtcacTCTGAAGTAGGCTATTCTTACCACTATGGACAAAACAGAGGTGAAAAATCCAGGTTCAAAAAGTACAAGTATTACCCAGTATTATGTtctaatcacctggatttgctaattagaaCCGTTCTTCGGCCACGGGGTAGAACCAGTTAGTGAAATCAGATGGGTAGAGTTCATGTCATTGGTAGAAGGAACACATGGtcggatttttattttatatcccCTGGACTTACCACATGtggcacaaaaagaaaaatgtaatctatttAAATAGTAATTACACTCTCTATCATATTTTTTAAGCTATACGCGTGTTTGTATGCtttatagtgaaacattttaattcctATTCTAAATCTAGGGTGAACAGAGGAATTTGGACTAGAAATAGTAAGATAAGTAATTTAATCCACAcgaaagtgaaaacatgttggaACTCTCAGAGTGCTGCGTCTGCTTGTTGTCCAGTTTTAAAATTCAGTGTCAGTGTCCTGTTTTCATTtggaaaatttaatttaaatttaattgatCTCACATTgacagcatggatggtgcagtgggttgtATAATGTAGACATGGTTTATGCTCATATTCAtctctctctttaaaaaaaaaaagacaattaatATGGCAATCCCTGTGGCCAATTCGAGAAGGGTGTATTTCAgggaaaatccaatatggccctcaaatcaaaatccagccctggttttcttttctcccaggtaattaactgaacaattagtggcCAGACTTTATACCAGACTCTCAGGTGGAAAACCAGTAGTTCTCAGCCCAGAGGACCATGATTTTATGATCACTGGTGTACTGTGTAGCATCCGTGGTTTCTCTGCAACATGTCAGATGAATTTGCTTATTGTACAGCTTTGGCAGGCAGACCTGGGGTGGCCgtttgaccagcaggggtcgctagAGAGCAATGAAAAAGGGAAACCTAAAACTGCCTCAACACTGAAACACTACCATAAACCGGAAGTCATTCATACATGGCTGAAACCTACTGTCCCAGCGTGACTCAATCAGCCACAATTGAAATAATCGTGACAATTGGCACCGGTCCGAATGGGCCACCTAAATCTAACCCATGTTTTCCATGTCTGATCAATATAGcgctcagatttttttttaacccttgtgttgtcttaagggtcaaaattgacccgccactatgtttaacagcagagaaaacctcctaaatgatcttttttcaacttgaaattcgaggacaaagtttgtgatgagtgacgggttgtttcttcatgcaaaacagatttggggtttaaaattcaattaagctgctttattttaggggtttagtgaaggcattTTTTTACTACACATGGGTTAATGCAATGATGTATCAGACCAAAGAGCTACATCCCAAACATTTTGTGTAGTTGAGG
The sequence above is a segment of the Conger conger chromosome 4, fConCon1.1, whole genome shotgun sequence genome. Coding sequences within it:
- the micos13 gene encoding MICOS complex subunit MIC13 — protein: MAAKILPVVKLVTKVTVAGGALYVAYDTGLLGGSEEGSVVLTKAKAAIPPAVDEWMKYFGLELPAPPKIEFSPTESWNSGVQKSIAALSVAPTRVCEVTNQGIQYVKNITK